The following proteins are co-located in the Mus caroli chromosome 7, CAROLI_EIJ_v1.1, whole genome shotgun sequence genome:
- the Dpf1 gene encoding zinc finger protein neuro-d4 isoform X4, with protein MATAIQNPLKSLGEDFYREAIEHCRSYNARLCAERSLRLPFLDSQTGVAQNNCYIWMEKTHRGPGLAPGQIYTYPARCWRKKRRLNILEDPRLRPCEYKIDCEAPLKKEGGLPEGPVLEALLCAETGEKKVELKEEETIMDCQKQQLLEFPHDLEVEDLEEDIPRRKNRARGKAYGIGGLRKRQDTASLEDRDKPYVCDICGKRYKNRPGLSYHYTHTHLAEEEGEEHTERHALPFHRKNNHKQFYKELAWVPEAQRKHTAKKAPDGTVIPNGYCDFCLGGSKKTGCPEDLISCADCGRSGHPSCLQFTVNMTAAVRTYRWQCIECKSCSLCGTSENDGASWAGLTPQDQLLFCDDCDRGYHMYCLSPPMAEPPEGSWSCHLCLRHLKEKASAYITLT; from the exons CCTTGGCGAGGACTTCTACCGGGAGGCCATCGAGCACTGTCGCAGCTACAACGCGCGCCTGTGTGCCGAGCGCAGCCTGCGCCTGCCCTTCCTCGACTCGCAGACCGGCGTGGCCCAGAACAACTGCTACATCTGGATGGAGAAGACCCACCGCGGGCCTG GTTTGGCCCCGGGACAGATCTACACTTACCCCGCCCGCTGTTGGAGGAAGAAACGGAGACTCAACATCCTGGAGGACCCCAGGCTCCGGCCCTGCGAGTACAAGATCG ATTGTGAGGCACCTCTGAAGAAGGAGGGTGGCCTCCCGGAAGGGCCAGTCCTCGAGGCTCTGCTGTGTGCTGAGACTGGAGAGAAGAAAGTggagctgaaggaggaggagaccatCATGGACTGTCAG AAACAGCAGTTGCTGGAGTTTCCGCATGATCTCGAGGTAGAAGACTTGGAGGAAGACATTCCCAGGAGGAAGAACAGGGCCAGAGGAAAG GCATATGGCATTGGAGGTCTCCGCAAACGCCAGGACACCGCATCCCTGGAGGACCGAGACAAGCCGTACGTCTGTGATA TCTGTGGGAAGAGATATAAGAACCGGCCAGGACTCAGCTACCattacacccacacccacctggctgaggaggagggggaggagcacaCTGAACGCCACGCCCTGCCTTTCCACCGGAAAAACAACCATAAAC agtttTACAAAGAATTGGCCTGGGTCCCCGAGGCACAGAGGAAACACACAG CCAAGAAAGCACCAGATGGCACTGTCATCCCCAATGGCTACTGTGACTTTTGCCTGGGGGGCTCCAAGAAGACTGGGTGTCCCGAGGACCTCATCTCCTGTGCGGACTGTGGGCGATCAG GACATCCCTCGTGTTTACAGTTCACGGTGAACATGACCGCGGCTGTGCGGACCTACCGCTGGCAGTGTATTGAATGCAAGTCCTGCAGCCTGTGTGGCACCTCGGAGAATGAC GGTGCCAGCTGGGCGGGTCTCACCCCCCAGGACCAGCTGCTGTTCTGTGATGACTGCGATCGAGGTTACCACATGTACTGCCTGAGCCCTCCCATGGCGGAGCCCCCGGAAG GGAGCTGGAGCTGCCACCTCTGTCTCCGGCACTTGAAGGAAAAGGCCTCTGCTTACATCACCCTGACTTAG
- the Dpf1 gene encoding zinc finger protein neuro-d4 isoform X6, with product MGGLSARPTAGRTDPAGTCWGQDPGSKMATVIPSPLSLGEDFYREAIEHCRSYNARLCAERSLRLPFLDSQTGVAQNNCYIWMEKTHRGPGLAPGQIYTYPARCWRKKRRLNILEDPRLRPCEYKIDCEAPLKKEGGLPEGPVLEALLCAETGEKKVELKEEETIMDCQKQQLLEFPHDLEVEDLEEDIPRRKNRARGKAYGIGGLRKRQDTASLEDRDKPYVCDICGKRYKNRPGLSYHYTHTHLAEEEGEEHTERHALPFHRKNNHKPKKAPDGTVIPNGYCDFCLGGSKKTGCPEDLISCADCGRSGHPSCLQFTVNMTAAVRTYRWQCIECKSCSLCGTSENDDQLLFCDDCDRGYHMYCLSPPMAEPPEGSWSCHLCLRHLKEKASAYITLT from the exons ATGGGCGGCCTCAGCGCCCGCCCGACCGCTGGGAGGACCGACCCGGCAGGGACCTGCTGGGGGCAGGACCCGGGGAGCAAGATGGCCACGGTCATCCCCAGCCCCCTGAG CCTTGGCGAGGACTTCTACCGGGAGGCCATCGAGCACTGTCGCAGCTACAACGCGCGCCTGTGTGCCGAGCGCAGCCTGCGCCTGCCCTTCCTCGACTCGCAGACCGGCGTGGCCCAGAACAACTGCTACATCTGGATGGAGAAGACCCACCGCGGGCCTG GTTTGGCCCCGGGACAGATCTACACTTACCCCGCCCGCTGTTGGAGGAAGAAACGGAGACTCAACATCCTGGAGGACCCCAGGCTCCGGCCCTGCGAGTACAAGATCG ATTGTGAGGCACCTCTGAAGAAGGAGGGTGGCCTCCCGGAAGGGCCAGTCCTCGAGGCTCTGCTGTGTGCTGAGACTGGAGAGAAGAAAGTggagctgaaggaggaggagaccatCATGGACTGTCAG AAACAGCAGTTGCTGGAGTTTCCGCATGATCTCGAGGTAGAAGACTTGGAGGAAGACATTCCCAGGAGGAAGAACAGGGCCAGAGGAAAG GCATATGGCATTGGAGGTCTCCGCAAACGCCAGGACACCGCATCCCTGGAGGACCGAGACAAGCCGTACGTCTGTGATA TCTGTGGGAAGAGATATAAGAACCGGCCAGGACTCAGCTACCattacacccacacccacctggctgaggaggagggggaggagcacaCTGAACGCCACGCCCTGCCTTTCCACCGGAAAAACAACCATAAAC CCAAGAAAGCACCAGATGGCACTGTCATCCCCAATGGCTACTGTGACTTTTGCCTGGGGGGCTCCAAGAAGACTGGGTGTCCCGAGGACCTCATCTCCTGTGCGGACTGTGGGCGATCAG GACATCCCTCGTGTTTACAGTTCACGGTGAACATGACCGCGGCTGTGCGGACCTACCGCTGGCAGTGTATTGAATGCAAGTCCTGCAGCCTGTGTGGCACCTCGGAGAATGAC GACCAGCTGCTGTTCTGTGATGACTGCGATCGAGGTTACCACATGTACTGCCTGAGCCCTCCCATGGCGGAGCCCCCGGAAG GGAGCTGGAGCTGCCACCTCTGTCTCCGGCACTTGAAGGAAAAGGCCTCTGCTTACATCACCCTGACTTAG
- the Dpf1 gene encoding zinc finger protein neuro-d4 isoform X8, translating into MATAIQNPLKSLGEDFYREAIEHCRSYNARLCAERSLRLPFLDSQTGVAQNNCYIWMEKTHRGPGLAPGQIYTYPARCWRKKRRLNILEDPRLRPCEYKIDCEAPLKKEGGLPEGPVLEALLCAETGEKKVELKEEETIMDCQAYGIGGLRKRQDTASLEDRDKPYVCDICGKRYKNRPGLSYHYTHTHLAEEEGEEHTERHALPFHRKNNHKQFYKELAWVPEAQRKHTAKKAPDGTVIPNGYCDFCLGGSKKTGCPEDLISCADCGRSGHPSCLQFTVNMTAAVRTYRWQCIECKSCSLCGTSENDGASWAGLTPQDQLLFCDDCDRGYHMYCLSPPMAEPPEGSWSCHLCLRHLKEKASAYITLT; encoded by the exons CCTTGGCGAGGACTTCTACCGGGAGGCCATCGAGCACTGTCGCAGCTACAACGCGCGCCTGTGTGCCGAGCGCAGCCTGCGCCTGCCCTTCCTCGACTCGCAGACCGGCGTGGCCCAGAACAACTGCTACATCTGGATGGAGAAGACCCACCGCGGGCCTG GTTTGGCCCCGGGACAGATCTACACTTACCCCGCCCGCTGTTGGAGGAAGAAACGGAGACTCAACATCCTGGAGGACCCCAGGCTCCGGCCCTGCGAGTACAAGATCG ATTGTGAGGCACCTCTGAAGAAGGAGGGTGGCCTCCCGGAAGGGCCAGTCCTCGAGGCTCTGCTGTGTGCTGAGACTGGAGAGAAGAAAGTggagctgaaggaggaggagaccatCATGGACTGTCAG GCATATGGCATTGGAGGTCTCCGCAAACGCCAGGACACCGCATCCCTGGAGGACCGAGACAAGCCGTACGTCTGTGATA TCTGTGGGAAGAGATATAAGAACCGGCCAGGACTCAGCTACCattacacccacacccacctggctgaggaggagggggaggagcacaCTGAACGCCACGCCCTGCCTTTCCACCGGAAAAACAACCATAAAC agtttTACAAAGAATTGGCCTGGGTCCCCGAGGCACAGAGGAAACACACAG CCAAGAAAGCACCAGATGGCACTGTCATCCCCAATGGCTACTGTGACTTTTGCCTGGGGGGCTCCAAGAAGACTGGGTGTCCCGAGGACCTCATCTCCTGTGCGGACTGTGGGCGATCAG GACATCCCTCGTGTTTACAGTTCACGGTGAACATGACCGCGGCTGTGCGGACCTACCGCTGGCAGTGTATTGAATGCAAGTCCTGCAGCCTGTGTGGCACCTCGGAGAATGAC GGTGCCAGCTGGGCGGGTCTCACCCCCCAGGACCAGCTGCTGTTCTGTGATGACTGCGATCGAGGTTACCACATGTACTGCCTGAGCCCTCCCATGGCGGAGCCCCCGGAAG GGAGCTGGAGCTGCCACCTCTGTCTCCGGCACTTGAAGGAAAAGGCCTCTGCTTACATCACCCTGACTTAG
- the Dpf1 gene encoding zinc finger protein neuro-d4 isoform X1, with amino-acid sequence MGGLSARPTAGRTDPAGTCWGQDPGSKMATVIPSPLSLGEDFYREAIEHCRSYNARLCAERSLRLPFLDSQTGVAQNNCYIWMEKTHRGPGLAPGQIYTYPARCWRKKRRLNILEDPRLRPCEYKIDCEAPLKKEGGLPEGPVLEALLCAETGEKKVELKEEETIMDCQKQQLLEFPHDLEVEDLEEDIPRRKNRARGKAYGIGGLRKRQDTASLEDRDKPYVCDICGKRYKNRPGLSYHYTHTHLAEEEGEEHTERHALPFHRKNNHKQFYKELAWVPEAQRKHTAKKAPDGTVIPNGYCDFCLGGSKKTGCPEDLISCADCGRSGHPSCLQFTVNMTAAVRTYRWQCIECKSCSLCGTSENDGASWAGLTPQDQLLFCDDCDRGYHMYCLSPPMAEPPEGSWSCHLCLRHLKEKASAYITLT; translated from the exons ATGGGCGGCCTCAGCGCCCGCCCGACCGCTGGGAGGACCGACCCGGCAGGGACCTGCTGGGGGCAGGACCCGGGGAGCAAGATGGCCACGGTCATCCCCAGCCCCCTGAG CCTTGGCGAGGACTTCTACCGGGAGGCCATCGAGCACTGTCGCAGCTACAACGCGCGCCTGTGTGCCGAGCGCAGCCTGCGCCTGCCCTTCCTCGACTCGCAGACCGGCGTGGCCCAGAACAACTGCTACATCTGGATGGAGAAGACCCACCGCGGGCCTG GTTTGGCCCCGGGACAGATCTACACTTACCCCGCCCGCTGTTGGAGGAAGAAACGGAGACTCAACATCCTGGAGGACCCCAGGCTCCGGCCCTGCGAGTACAAGATCG ATTGTGAGGCACCTCTGAAGAAGGAGGGTGGCCTCCCGGAAGGGCCAGTCCTCGAGGCTCTGCTGTGTGCTGAGACTGGAGAGAAGAAAGTggagctgaaggaggaggagaccatCATGGACTGTCAG AAACAGCAGTTGCTGGAGTTTCCGCATGATCTCGAGGTAGAAGACTTGGAGGAAGACATTCCCAGGAGGAAGAACAGGGCCAGAGGAAAG GCATATGGCATTGGAGGTCTCCGCAAACGCCAGGACACCGCATCCCTGGAGGACCGAGACAAGCCGTACGTCTGTGATA TCTGTGGGAAGAGATATAAGAACCGGCCAGGACTCAGCTACCattacacccacacccacctggctgaggaggagggggaggagcacaCTGAACGCCACGCCCTGCCTTTCCACCGGAAAAACAACCATAAAC agtttTACAAAGAATTGGCCTGGGTCCCCGAGGCACAGAGGAAACACACAG CCAAGAAAGCACCAGATGGCACTGTCATCCCCAATGGCTACTGTGACTTTTGCCTGGGGGGCTCCAAGAAGACTGGGTGTCCCGAGGACCTCATCTCCTGTGCGGACTGTGGGCGATCAG GACATCCCTCGTGTTTACAGTTCACGGTGAACATGACCGCGGCTGTGCGGACCTACCGCTGGCAGTGTATTGAATGCAAGTCCTGCAGCCTGTGTGGCACCTCGGAGAATGAC GGTGCCAGCTGGGCGGGTCTCACCCCCCAGGACCAGCTGCTGTTCTGTGATGACTGCGATCGAGGTTACCACATGTACTGCCTGAGCCCTCCCATGGCGGAGCCCCCGGAAG GGAGCTGGAGCTGCCACCTCTGTCTCCGGCACTTGAAGGAAAAGGCCTCTGCTTACATCACCCTGACTTAG
- the Dpf1 gene encoding zinc finger protein neuro-d4 isoform X10 translates to MATAIQNPLKSLGEDFYREAIEHCRSYNARLCAERSLRLPFLDSQTGVAQNNCYIWMEKTHRGPGLAPGQIYTYPARCWRKKRRLNILEDPRLRPCEYKIDCEAPLKKEGGLPEGPVLEALLCAETGEKKVELKEEETIMDCQKQQLLEFPHDLEVEDLEEDIPRRKNRARGKAYGIGGLRKRQDTASLEDRDKPYVCDICGKRYKNRPGLSYHYTHTHLAEEEGEEHTERHALPFHRKNNHKPKKAPDGTVIPNGYCDFCLGGSKKTGCPEDLISCADCGRSGHPSCLQFTVNMTAAVRTYRWQCIECKSCSLCGTSENDDQLLFCDDCDRGYHMYCLSPPMAEPPEGSWSCHLCLRHLKEKASAYITLT, encoded by the exons CCTTGGCGAGGACTTCTACCGGGAGGCCATCGAGCACTGTCGCAGCTACAACGCGCGCCTGTGTGCCGAGCGCAGCCTGCGCCTGCCCTTCCTCGACTCGCAGACCGGCGTGGCCCAGAACAACTGCTACATCTGGATGGAGAAGACCCACCGCGGGCCTG GTTTGGCCCCGGGACAGATCTACACTTACCCCGCCCGCTGTTGGAGGAAGAAACGGAGACTCAACATCCTGGAGGACCCCAGGCTCCGGCCCTGCGAGTACAAGATCG ATTGTGAGGCACCTCTGAAGAAGGAGGGTGGCCTCCCGGAAGGGCCAGTCCTCGAGGCTCTGCTGTGTGCTGAGACTGGAGAGAAGAAAGTggagctgaaggaggaggagaccatCATGGACTGTCAG AAACAGCAGTTGCTGGAGTTTCCGCATGATCTCGAGGTAGAAGACTTGGAGGAAGACATTCCCAGGAGGAAGAACAGGGCCAGAGGAAAG GCATATGGCATTGGAGGTCTCCGCAAACGCCAGGACACCGCATCCCTGGAGGACCGAGACAAGCCGTACGTCTGTGATA TCTGTGGGAAGAGATATAAGAACCGGCCAGGACTCAGCTACCattacacccacacccacctggctgaggaggagggggaggagcacaCTGAACGCCACGCCCTGCCTTTCCACCGGAAAAACAACCATAAAC CCAAGAAAGCACCAGATGGCACTGTCATCCCCAATGGCTACTGTGACTTTTGCCTGGGGGGCTCCAAGAAGACTGGGTGTCCCGAGGACCTCATCTCCTGTGCGGACTGTGGGCGATCAG GACATCCCTCGTGTTTACAGTTCACGGTGAACATGACCGCGGCTGTGCGGACCTACCGCTGGCAGTGTATTGAATGCAAGTCCTGCAGCCTGTGTGGCACCTCGGAGAATGAC GACCAGCTGCTGTTCTGTGATGACTGCGATCGAGGTTACCACATGTACTGCCTGAGCCCTCCCATGGCGGAGCCCCCGGAAG GGAGCTGGAGCTGCCACCTCTGTCTCCGGCACTTGAAGGAAAAGGCCTCTGCTTACATCACCCTGACTTAG
- the Dpf1 gene encoding zinc finger protein neuro-d4 isoform X5, with translation MATVIPSPLRCLGEDFYREAIEHCRSYNARLCAERSLRLPFLDSQTGVAQNNCYIWMEKTHRGPGLAPGQIYTYPARCWRKKRRLNILEDPRLRPCEYKIDCEAPLKKEGGLPEGPVLEALLCAETGEKKVELKEEETIMDCQKQQLLEFPHDLEVEDLEEDIPRRKNRARGKAYGIGGLRKRQDTASLEDRDKPYVCDICGKRYKNRPGLSYHYTHTHLAEEEGEEHTERHALPFHRKNNHKQFYKELAWVPEAQRKHTAKKAPDGTVIPNGYCDFCLGGSKKTGCPEDLISCADCGRSGHPSCLQFTVNMTAAVRTYRWQCIECKSCSLCGTSENDGASWAGLTPQDQLLFCDDCDRGYHMYCLSPPMAEPPEGSWSCHLCLRHLKEKASAYITLT, from the exons ATGGCCACGGTCATCCCCAGCCCCCTGAGGTG CCTTGGCGAGGACTTCTACCGGGAGGCCATCGAGCACTGTCGCAGCTACAACGCGCGCCTGTGTGCCGAGCGCAGCCTGCGCCTGCCCTTCCTCGACTCGCAGACCGGCGTGGCCCAGAACAACTGCTACATCTGGATGGAGAAGACCCACCGCGGGCCTG GTTTGGCCCCGGGACAGATCTACACTTACCCCGCCCGCTGTTGGAGGAAGAAACGGAGACTCAACATCCTGGAGGACCCCAGGCTCCGGCCCTGCGAGTACAAGATCG ATTGTGAGGCACCTCTGAAGAAGGAGGGTGGCCTCCCGGAAGGGCCAGTCCTCGAGGCTCTGCTGTGTGCTGAGACTGGAGAGAAGAAAGTggagctgaaggaggaggagaccatCATGGACTGTCAG AAACAGCAGTTGCTGGAGTTTCCGCATGATCTCGAGGTAGAAGACTTGGAGGAAGACATTCCCAGGAGGAAGAACAGGGCCAGAGGAAAG GCATATGGCATTGGAGGTCTCCGCAAACGCCAGGACACCGCATCCCTGGAGGACCGAGACAAGCCGTACGTCTGTGATA TCTGTGGGAAGAGATATAAGAACCGGCCAGGACTCAGCTACCattacacccacacccacctggctgaggaggagggggaggagcacaCTGAACGCCACGCCCTGCCTTTCCACCGGAAAAACAACCATAAAC agtttTACAAAGAATTGGCCTGGGTCCCCGAGGCACAGAGGAAACACACAG CCAAGAAAGCACCAGATGGCACTGTCATCCCCAATGGCTACTGTGACTTTTGCCTGGGGGGCTCCAAGAAGACTGGGTGTCCCGAGGACCTCATCTCCTGTGCGGACTGTGGGCGATCAG GACATCCCTCGTGTTTACAGTTCACGGTGAACATGACCGCGGCTGTGCGGACCTACCGCTGGCAGTGTATTGAATGCAAGTCCTGCAGCCTGTGTGGCACCTCGGAGAATGAC GGTGCCAGCTGGGCGGGTCTCACCCCCCAGGACCAGCTGCTGTTCTGTGATGACTGCGATCGAGGTTACCACATGTACTGCCTGAGCCCTCCCATGGCGGAGCCCCCGGAAG GGAGCTGGAGCTGCCACCTCTGTCTCCGGCACTTGAAGGAAAAGGCCTCTGCTTACATCACCCTGACTTAG
- the Dpf1 gene encoding zinc finger protein neuro-d4 isoform X2 yields the protein MGGLSARPTAGRTDPAGTCWGQDPGSKMATVIPSPLSLGEDFYREAIEHCRSYNARLCAERSLRLPFLDSQTGVAQNNCYIWMEKTHRGPGLAPGQIYTYPARCWRKKRRLNILEDPRLRPCEYKIDCEAPLKKEGGLPEGPVLEALLCAETGEKKVELKEEETIMDCQKQQLLEFPHDLEVEDLEEDIPRRKNRARGKAYGIGGLRKRQDTASLEDRDKPYVCDICGKRYKNRPGLSYHYTHTHLAEEEGEEHTERHALPFHRKNNHKQFYKELAWVPEAQRKHTAKKAPDGTVIPNGYCDFCLGGSKKTGCPEDLISCADCGRSGHPSCLQFTVNMTAAVRTYRWQCIECKSCSLCGTSENDDQLLFCDDCDRGYHMYCLSPPMAEPPEGSWSCHLCLRHLKEKASAYITLT from the exons ATGGGCGGCCTCAGCGCCCGCCCGACCGCTGGGAGGACCGACCCGGCAGGGACCTGCTGGGGGCAGGACCCGGGGAGCAAGATGGCCACGGTCATCCCCAGCCCCCTGAG CCTTGGCGAGGACTTCTACCGGGAGGCCATCGAGCACTGTCGCAGCTACAACGCGCGCCTGTGTGCCGAGCGCAGCCTGCGCCTGCCCTTCCTCGACTCGCAGACCGGCGTGGCCCAGAACAACTGCTACATCTGGATGGAGAAGACCCACCGCGGGCCTG GTTTGGCCCCGGGACAGATCTACACTTACCCCGCCCGCTGTTGGAGGAAGAAACGGAGACTCAACATCCTGGAGGACCCCAGGCTCCGGCCCTGCGAGTACAAGATCG ATTGTGAGGCACCTCTGAAGAAGGAGGGTGGCCTCCCGGAAGGGCCAGTCCTCGAGGCTCTGCTGTGTGCTGAGACTGGAGAGAAGAAAGTggagctgaaggaggaggagaccatCATGGACTGTCAG AAACAGCAGTTGCTGGAGTTTCCGCATGATCTCGAGGTAGAAGACTTGGAGGAAGACATTCCCAGGAGGAAGAACAGGGCCAGAGGAAAG GCATATGGCATTGGAGGTCTCCGCAAACGCCAGGACACCGCATCCCTGGAGGACCGAGACAAGCCGTACGTCTGTGATA TCTGTGGGAAGAGATATAAGAACCGGCCAGGACTCAGCTACCattacacccacacccacctggctgaggaggagggggaggagcacaCTGAACGCCACGCCCTGCCTTTCCACCGGAAAAACAACCATAAAC agtttTACAAAGAATTGGCCTGGGTCCCCGAGGCACAGAGGAAACACACAG CCAAGAAAGCACCAGATGGCACTGTCATCCCCAATGGCTACTGTGACTTTTGCCTGGGGGGCTCCAAGAAGACTGGGTGTCCCGAGGACCTCATCTCCTGTGCGGACTGTGGGCGATCAG GACATCCCTCGTGTTTACAGTTCACGGTGAACATGACCGCGGCTGTGCGGACCTACCGCTGGCAGTGTATTGAATGCAAGTCCTGCAGCCTGTGTGGCACCTCGGAGAATGAC GACCAGCTGCTGTTCTGTGATGACTGCGATCGAGGTTACCACATGTACTGCCTGAGCCCTCCCATGGCGGAGCCCCCGGAAG GGAGCTGGAGCTGCCACCTCTGTCTCCGGCACTTGAAGGAAAAGGCCTCTGCTTACATCACCCTGACTTAG
- the Dpf1 gene encoding zinc finger protein neuro-d4 isoform X7: MATAIQNPLKSLGEDFYREAIEHCRSYNARLCAERSLRLPFLDSQTGVAQNNCYIWMEKTHRGPGLAPGQIYTYPARCWRKKRRLNILEDPRLRPCEYKIDCEAPLKKEGGLPEGPVLEALLCAETGEKKVELKEEETIMDCQKQQLLEFPHDLEVEDLEEDIPRRKNRARGKAYGIGGLRKRQDTASLEDRDKPYVCDICGKRYKNRPGLSYHYTHTHLAEEEGEEHTERHALPFHRKNNHKQFYKELAWVPEAQRKHTAKKAPDGTVIPNGYCDFCLGGSKKTGCPEDLISCADCGRSGHPSCLQFTVNMTAAVRTYRWQCIECKSCSLCGTSENDDQLLFCDDCDRGYHMYCLSPPMAEPPEGSWSCHLCLRHLKEKASAYITLT, translated from the exons CCTTGGCGAGGACTTCTACCGGGAGGCCATCGAGCACTGTCGCAGCTACAACGCGCGCCTGTGTGCCGAGCGCAGCCTGCGCCTGCCCTTCCTCGACTCGCAGACCGGCGTGGCCCAGAACAACTGCTACATCTGGATGGAGAAGACCCACCGCGGGCCTG GTTTGGCCCCGGGACAGATCTACACTTACCCCGCCCGCTGTTGGAGGAAGAAACGGAGACTCAACATCCTGGAGGACCCCAGGCTCCGGCCCTGCGAGTACAAGATCG ATTGTGAGGCACCTCTGAAGAAGGAGGGTGGCCTCCCGGAAGGGCCAGTCCTCGAGGCTCTGCTGTGTGCTGAGACTGGAGAGAAGAAAGTggagctgaaggaggaggagaccatCATGGACTGTCAG AAACAGCAGTTGCTGGAGTTTCCGCATGATCTCGAGGTAGAAGACTTGGAGGAAGACATTCCCAGGAGGAAGAACAGGGCCAGAGGAAAG GCATATGGCATTGGAGGTCTCCGCAAACGCCAGGACACCGCATCCCTGGAGGACCGAGACAAGCCGTACGTCTGTGATA TCTGTGGGAAGAGATATAAGAACCGGCCAGGACTCAGCTACCattacacccacacccacctggctgaggaggagggggaggagcacaCTGAACGCCACGCCCTGCCTTTCCACCGGAAAAACAACCATAAAC agtttTACAAAGAATTGGCCTGGGTCCCCGAGGCACAGAGGAAACACACAG CCAAGAAAGCACCAGATGGCACTGTCATCCCCAATGGCTACTGTGACTTTTGCCTGGGGGGCTCCAAGAAGACTGGGTGTCCCGAGGACCTCATCTCCTGTGCGGACTGTGGGCGATCAG GACATCCCTCGTGTTTACAGTTCACGGTGAACATGACCGCGGCTGTGCGGACCTACCGCTGGCAGTGTATTGAATGCAAGTCCTGCAGCCTGTGTGGCACCTCGGAGAATGAC GACCAGCTGCTGTTCTGTGATGACTGCGATCGAGGTTACCACATGTACTGCCTGAGCCCTCCCATGGCGGAGCCCCCGGAAG GGAGCTGGAGCTGCCACCTCTGTCTCCGGCACTTGAAGGAAAAGGCCTCTGCTTACATCACCCTGACTTAG
- the Dpf1 gene encoding zinc finger protein neuro-d4 isoform X3, producing MGGLSARPTAGRTDPAGTCWGQDPGSKMATVIPSPLSLGEDFYREAIEHCRSYNARLCAERSLRLPFLDSQTGVAQNNCYIWMEKTHRGPGLAPGQIYTYPARCWRKKRRLNILEDPRLRPCEYKIDCEAPLKKEGGLPEGPVLEALLCAETGEKKVELKEEETIMDCQKQQLLEFPHDLEVEDLEEDIPRRKNRARGKAYGIGGLRKRQDTASLEDRDKPYVCDICGKRYKNRPGLSYHYTHTHLAEEEGEEHTERHALPFHRKNNHKPKKAPDGTVIPNGYCDFCLGGSKKTGCPEDLISCADCGRSGHPSCLQFTVNMTAAVRTYRWQCIECKSCSLCGTSENDGASWAGLTPQDQLLFCDDCDRGYHMYCLSPPMAEPPEGSWSCHLCLRHLKEKASAYITLT from the exons ATGGGCGGCCTCAGCGCCCGCCCGACCGCTGGGAGGACCGACCCGGCAGGGACCTGCTGGGGGCAGGACCCGGGGAGCAAGATGGCCACGGTCATCCCCAGCCCCCTGAG CCTTGGCGAGGACTTCTACCGGGAGGCCATCGAGCACTGTCGCAGCTACAACGCGCGCCTGTGTGCCGAGCGCAGCCTGCGCCTGCCCTTCCTCGACTCGCAGACCGGCGTGGCCCAGAACAACTGCTACATCTGGATGGAGAAGACCCACCGCGGGCCTG GTTTGGCCCCGGGACAGATCTACACTTACCCCGCCCGCTGTTGGAGGAAGAAACGGAGACTCAACATCCTGGAGGACCCCAGGCTCCGGCCCTGCGAGTACAAGATCG ATTGTGAGGCACCTCTGAAGAAGGAGGGTGGCCTCCCGGAAGGGCCAGTCCTCGAGGCTCTGCTGTGTGCTGAGACTGGAGAGAAGAAAGTggagctgaaggaggaggagaccatCATGGACTGTCAG AAACAGCAGTTGCTGGAGTTTCCGCATGATCTCGAGGTAGAAGACTTGGAGGAAGACATTCCCAGGAGGAAGAACAGGGCCAGAGGAAAG GCATATGGCATTGGAGGTCTCCGCAAACGCCAGGACACCGCATCCCTGGAGGACCGAGACAAGCCGTACGTCTGTGATA TCTGTGGGAAGAGATATAAGAACCGGCCAGGACTCAGCTACCattacacccacacccacctggctgaggaggagggggaggagcacaCTGAACGCCACGCCCTGCCTTTCCACCGGAAAAACAACCATAAAC CCAAGAAAGCACCAGATGGCACTGTCATCCCCAATGGCTACTGTGACTTTTGCCTGGGGGGCTCCAAGAAGACTGGGTGTCCCGAGGACCTCATCTCCTGTGCGGACTGTGGGCGATCAG GACATCCCTCGTGTTTACAGTTCACGGTGAACATGACCGCGGCTGTGCGGACCTACCGCTGGCAGTGTATTGAATGCAAGTCCTGCAGCCTGTGTGGCACCTCGGAGAATGAC GGTGCCAGCTGGGCGGGTCTCACCCCCCAGGACCAGCTGCTGTTCTGTGATGACTGCGATCGAGGTTACCACATGTACTGCCTGAGCCCTCCCATGGCGGAGCCCCCGGAAG GGAGCTGGAGCTGCCACCTCTGTCTCCGGCACTTGAAGGAAAAGGCCTCTGCTTACATCACCCTGACTTAG